From Pseudomonas hefeiensis, one genomic window encodes:
- a CDS encoding molybdopterin cofactor-binding domain-containing protein: MSHPDTHDSALNQFTWPSTLDSNLDRKDLLLCVFAEQRLVAAQVRACKLDQKDYLLSLIDSASTVSDGTGPPSGFDANRMRNVIAEAATKGHWGKPSGHGRAQGIAAHYDSQTCVAVVLDVEVSDEGRVSVHDMVVVADLGLVENPGRLRSQLKGACLMGVAFVTSCDNGSPTDNPSPVDDSCTNWPLLSLLPRQIAVYLINPTQTLEARQPSQLIYVPVVRALCNAICNATGARPGHFPFRSQLLERTVYR; encoded by the coding sequence ATGAGCCATCCTGATACCCACGACAGCGCTCTTAATCAATTCACCTGGCCATCGACGCTTGACAGCAATCTGGATAGAAAAGACCTGCTGCTCTGCGTGTTCGCCGAGCAGCGATTGGTGGCCGCGCAGGTCCGAGCCTGCAAGCTGGATCAAAAGGACTACCTGTTGTCCCTGATTGATTCGGCGTCCACGGTGAGCGACGGCACTGGGCCGCCATCAGGTTTCGATGCCAATCGAATGCGCAACGTCATCGCCGAAGCGGCCACCAAGGGGCATTGGGGCAAACCCTCAGGACATGGCCGAGCGCAGGGCATCGCCGCACACTATGACTCGCAGACCTGCGTGGCAGTCGTGCTCGACGTCGAGGTGAGCGACGAGGGTCGCGTGAGCGTTCATGACATGGTGGTTGTCGCGGACTTGGGGCTTGTAGAGAACCCTGGTCGCCTGCGCTCGCAGCTTAAAGGCGCCTGCCTGATGGGGGTGGCGTTCGTGACGTCCTGTGATAATGGCTCCCCCACGGATAATCCGAGCCCGGTAGATGACAGTTGCACCAACTGGCCACTCCTCTCGTTGCTGCCGAGGCAAATCGCGGTGTACCTGATCAATCCCACTCAGACCCTTGAGGCCCGCCAGCCCAGCCAGCTTATTTACGTGCCTGTCGTCCGGGCTTTGTGCAATGCGATTTGCAACGCCACGGGCGCCCGTCCCGGCCACTTCCCGTTCAGAAGCCAATTGCTCGAAAGAACGGTATATCGATGA